AACAGCAAAACTTTACGTTCCAAATGCAAATACTATTTGTCTTTCTATTCTATCATACCTATAATATCTTCTACTTATTCCACTCCAATAATATTCTTAAAGATAAAGAGAAGCTTGtgttaagaaaaatataaaaataaagtatgAAGCGTATGCAATAACAACTTATAATAAGAGATTTGATTCAACAGTCATTAGTTCTGAACTTTCTTATAACCAAGACTTAATTTTGCTAAAGATGacaaaaacaaagtttattAAAAGATGATCCATACAAGcttgaaacaaaaagaaagataaatagcAAAAGACAATGCAACATTTGAACTCCTATATTGCATAATGCTCCAACATCGAAGCAAGGAATAGCAACAGATGAGAAACAATGAGTACTAAAGCCATCACAACCAGAAAGAACCCAAGTGTCCACCATTTGCCCTGTAATGTACTCAAAAATCCATCTTTGCAAGAGTTGCAATTGTAACATAGAGTGCCCTGATCATTTGTCCATGTATCACAGTCGCTGTCATATGGATAAGAACTATCTTCCGCTACATTTTGTTTTTCCCAAAAAGTGGCATTCACATATTGCATTTGACATGTGGTTGGTGGTTTGCAACAGCCAGCCTTCAAAAATGGCaacatacaaaatttcataaaacCCATAGTTGAAGTAGAAGTTATATGCATAATAAGAAGCATGTAAATGTTGGATATAGCTAATTATACTCGTCATAAATAAGAAAATGCTAAATCTGCTACAATAAGAGACTTTATCAGCTAATTAGAGCCTACTTAATTTGTTAAACtcatatagtaaaatttgtaatttttatatatacaaactaCAAAGTAAATAACATTACCTCCAATGGTGATAATCTTTTCGAGTTGAAGTCATATGATTTCAACGTTAATGATCTCGACACCAAATCATTGCATGCTCCTGTATCATAAATGCATTTTTTGATGTAGTTCCAATTATCATTGTCATGCACCTTCAATTTCAGCCACATTGGTGAGCCTGGTAAATTACGACTTTCCATATTATAGGCTCCAATGAGGGCAAGTCCCACAGTGAACATAACAATCAGTGGCACCATAACTACAAGGAGTCCTAGCATAGGAAATCGAGATTGCAAGAACACAGCAATATTGCTAACTAAGAAGGTAACGATCAACCCAATACCAATACCAAGTTGCAGTTTTGGCAACCTTAGGACTACTTCACAATCATAGTCTCCCATAAGTAATAGCCATATAACTGAGGCAAATATTGGAAGAGAAAGAATGAAAGTGAGTAAGGTTAATAaccttttcaaaagttttgctTTGGTTGCTTTGTCTGTCATTGAACCTCCTTTTGGTTAATTCTTCTCTTCTGTTACTGTCATTGCTACCTCTTCTACAGGGTTATAGACTTGTAGTATCTTCTAACATATTTAAGTGTTCAAATCTTgtaacttttttactttttttttttttcttttttttctttctattgtgtttattgtttaataagtcaaaaacaaaaacgtgtAAATTCTGTtagtgaaag
This genomic stretch from Castanea sativa cultivar Marrone di Chiusa Pesio chromosome 1, ASM4071231v1 harbors:
- the LOC142635642 gene encoding tetraspanin-15, which produces MTDKATKAKLLKRLLTLLTFILSLPIFASVIWLLLMGDYDCEVVLRLPKLQLGIGIGLIVTFLVSNIAVFLQSRFPMLGLLVVMVPLIVMFTVGLALIGAYNMESRNLPGSPMWLKLKVHDNDNWNYIKKCIYDTGACNDLVSRSLTLKSYDFNSKRLSPLEFNKLTISNIYMLLIMHITSTSTMGFMKFCMLPFLKAGCCKPPTTCQMQYVNATFWEKQNVAEDSSYPYDSDCDTWTNDQGTLCYNCNSCKDGFLSTLQGKWWTLGFFLVVMALVLIVSHLLLFLASMLEHYAI